The genomic region GTTGGCTGCGTGCTTGAGATCTTCGGTCGACAGTGGGTATGAGGAAACGGACAAAACAGGCACAACGTCATCGCTCACTTTTCGCCTATCTTTGAGAATACTGCCGAGATGTTCTTCGTTGATTTTGCCGGCATAGTCATAAAAGCTGGAGAGAGGGGAACAAAGAGAGGTCACTTGCTGCAGTGAAATATTGCGAGATGGAGCCATCTACTGTCCTAAAATGGTTATGAAGGCCCCAAGCGATGGCTCAACCTATTTACATTGAGATCTGAAAATTGAAAGGACAAAGAAATTGACTGTCTCCTTCAACATTTTTAACATTATGACGACAGCCATTAAAACACCGTCATGAACCTAATGAGGGACGAGCAGGCCTtttgaaaagtattttttcatttgtttaacCAACTTACTCAATACGAGCTTCACTTTTTGAACTGAGAGGCACTTGCATGTGCACTACGGAGATTCAAGTCATACATTGAGAATAAAGTGCaacgaggacaaaaaaaaataaattcttacaaaGCTTACCTAAACAACCGTGCACAGGGTTCATGGTTATGGATTTCTGATGGGGGGGAAAAGAGAGATGTCTTCATTTACATTACAACCAAATCTGATAAATTAGATaaatagacagacagatagtTCTTACCTACAACCTGGATGAGCTCTGCGCTGCTTATGTGCGTGTCACTGATGCTGATGGTCTCCTCTTGCCTTACTTCTCCTAATAGGAAGCCCTCCTgtacaaaaaaaccccaaacaaTAGCAAGAAAAGCTGAATATTATCAGATCAAACTAATGTAAGGACTTCCTGATATCCATTGCACAGGGATTAGTTTCCGCACTATAGAGCAGAGGAAATATAATGTTTAAAAGATTAACCTTGTgaaaaacatgcacacaatTATTAAGTAGAGTTGAAGACGTCACCAACAGTGACGTTAACGGGAATCTAGTTGATTGACAGGCGGAAACGAGGTGAATTCAAACAGAGGCTACCCTTTAATTCCACGTGTTTAATCACATTTCCATTGCTGACCATTTAGATGAAGCATTTAAGAATGAACGACAAACTCAACTATCACGCTTGCTAGCCACCAGGGGAGCTAACAGCTGAGTATTTCCTGGAACTTAACCATTTCCCTACCCAACACTTCCGataataaaataacacaaatgagCAACCGTGATTTAGAAATATGATTAGCCAATAGCCCAGTCAGTGGCAATCAAATAGATAAATACACAAATTACATGTACAACTATACAAGCTATAATGAGCACATTGACCGGTAAATAGACGACACCATAACTAGCTAGCCCAGGCAGCAACAGATCATGACAGTGAGCAAATAACGCTAACTAATGTCGCTGATGGACAACGCTGGCAAGACAACGCTACCCCTCGCTTTTGGCAATCCGACACGGCTTACTCACATGATCCGAGTTGCTATTGGCGCTGTGGTAACACACAGAACTAAAAGTATAACCTGAAATGGATGCCGCCATGATGGAAACATCCCTATCAATCCCCCTACTGCCCCCTGTGGTTGAGAAGGCGCTGCGAGAGGCGCAATGCCTCCTGGGAGTTGTAGTCGTCTTCGCTCGCCGTTTTGCAAGCATGGAAGCCGCCGTAAGAAGCACTCATGGTTCCGACTCAGAAGAGGACAGAGACTCGGATAATGATTTTGAAACTTCACAGTTGGGAACGAAGGAATAGTAAGCCTTTTGAGCATATAGTGGCGTGATAAAACATTCGTAATGTGGTTGTGAGTAACTATTTCTCACTTCTGCAACCACTGGTAGTAACAGCTAAGCTAGCGTTAAGACCAAACTGTGCAATTattttcatcatcattattatggtTATCGTTATTATGTTTATCGTTGTtactattattatcatcatcatcgtcgttatTGTTTTTAacgtttttgttattttttaaaatcatgatCTAATCTATATTTGGAGGTGCTTAGAattttaaaaatttaaattatAAGAGCGTCAATTTTGTTTCTGCAGTTGGGAAAATGCATACCAAAAAGAACTGGAAACATTCCAAGACATTGGGGACGTTGGGGAGATATGGTAATAATTTTTCATTTTACCTACAGTTATTAAaactactttatttattttaaaaaagcgaTATATCACTGTACATTATTGTACTTAAAAAGACCAAAGTGATGTCATAATCAAGCGTAATTAAACTGTTAAATTGCATTATGATTTAATGCTTTCCTATCCATTGAGATTGTGCTCGcttttggccaccagggggcagtagaaTACCGACGAAGAGTTTCATAATTGAGTGATAGGAGACCAAACTTCAAAATATACCATCAGAATGTTATAATTGTAATCGTGATTTTCCTTTAAAGGTTTGGTGAGGAAAGCATGAACCGTGTGCTAAAATGGATGGACAATGCTAATATTGCAAAAGATTCTGCCATTCTGGACATCGGCACAGGAAACGGAGCCTTTTTAGTTGAGATGGTAAGGGAAATATACAGTTTATTATGAATATAAATCGATTATCTCTTGGAGTTTTCATCTCTGATATGGGACCAGTACAAAGTAACAAGAATTTTTATTGTGAAATGAGAATTTATGAcaaatgtaatttctttttttgtcacaaGGCTAAACAGGGATACGAGAATTTAACTGGAATTGATTATTCCCCAGCTTCTGTGGAACTGGCAAAAAGTGTTCTTCAGGCAGAGGGCTTGACACATGTCAATGTTAAGGTGGGTTCTAGATCTTTACCATATGTACGAAATCTTACGAACAGTGCAACCAATCAAAAGCAAGTCGGGCAGCTATAGAAAATGAGGAATTATGAACAAATTTGTAGTCCATCCCAGTTTCCACAGTGAATTTACGTTTGGTCCTGGGTGGGTTAGAGGAAAACCCTTGCAGTGTTTACATGTGGCTTACTTGAAAATGGCCCTGAAAGTGATGGAGGTTTGCCCACCATTCACATTTGACCACCTCCTAACCGCAAGGAAATGAAAGCAGCACATCTGCTCCGTAATGGCCGCCCCATTGgccttgtctgtgtgtgtatgcaacAGCCTTGGATATATATTCACATGGCACATGACTGTGTGTCCGTTCCTTGGACAGAAAGACCACCTTTGAAGTCAATATTGACATTAGCGGGATGGAGCGCGAGGCAGAGAAAGAAATCAACAACGCACATTTTCTCGTATCGTTAAAACTTTTTGTCGTCATCTAATAATAAGAGTATTACGGCACATGCATGCATTTAATtttgtaaaactaaaaatattatttgttcAGTTACCACAAGTATTTTTTAGCGTAAACGTTTTTCAtagaattattattttgatgtgctttttttttttttgtctaatggTTTCTTTTAAGGAGGTGGACTTCTGTCGAGGAGAACTCGAGGTTTACGACGTGTGTATCGACAAAGGGACGTTTGACGCCATCAGCCTGAATCCTGACGATACCGGCGAGGTGAAAAGACTCTACGTGCAAGCTTTAAAAGCCTCCCTGAAGGACCGAGGACTCTTTTCGATTACGTCCTGTAACTGGACAAAAGAACAGCTGCTTGAGAGATTCAAAGAaggtgtgtgttgtatgttAAAGTAAAACATATACGGCAAACCTTCACACAAAAATGCTTTTGGCATTGAGACATATTTACATTCAGGCCCTTTTTATGTATTAACCCCCCATCAGTCAACACGCGAGTCTCTCTAGTGGGACTGTTAAGCTCCAGGCAACAACTGTCTGAAGTTTGTTTTTTGGCAAGTGGCCAGTTGGCTGTCAACTTTTTGTCAGCGGAGTTGCAAAGGAGTCGTCTGTCATATTTGACACGCCCGACTACTTCAGCATGTTAGTCTGAAGCTTGCGCGCTTGTCGATGCTTTATGAataacatttttctctttttggtgTCTCGTAGGATTTCAATTTGTACAGGAGTTGCCGACGCCCACGTTCCGGTTTGGAGGCAAAAAGGGAAACAGCGTGACTGCCTTGATATTCAAGCGAGTGTACTGATGCAACCAACAGGGTTTTGTATGGGTGTTTGTGTCTCtctctttttatttatatatttttttttaataaagtgactttgtttGTCATGATGTATGGAAAGACAATTTtcaccttatttttttttcagagttTGTTGCATCTGACCCAACTTTATCAAACACCCTCAAAGAAGtttccgaaagaaaaaaaaagataaatatttgCAGTACGACACTTGAGAGGAACACATGAAAGCTTAGTATTCATGCAGCAAGTCTGCAAGCTCGTAGGCTCACATGACGAGCGGAATAAAAGTATCGTTTTTAAGCCAGTGCCAAAAAGTGCTGACTTGTACGCTTGTGTGCACTGCCAAACAGACGTGTAATATTTATGGCTGGATGCGTGAGAGTGACAGTATAATATGATATTGGCAGCGCTAAATCATAATCTGTGATCGGAAActgaacacaaaagaaaaaaacgagtaGAATGACGATTGGATTGAGTTTGAGATTACCTTTTCCGTTTTCACGGGAAGGTTTCTGTGAATATCATAAAGCTCTTTATGTGCATGATATTGAgtaccttgtaaaaaaaaaatcgcaaatCAGGTTTTCTTATAGAACTTGTATGTGTGGGTTTGGGTTAGGCTGTCTCCCATCAGTTTACTGGCCTGGCTTCCGATCAGGAGTCCAGAGCGGGGCAGTTATTTATGAGCAGCGTGACAGCCGAGCCTTGTGGCCTCTTGTTTATTCATTATGTCAGCAGCTCTGTGTCACAACTCTTTGGAGCCTCGATTAGCTCATTAGCTCGAGACCTTCTTCATTTTGGACTGAGCAGATGGTTGCAGTTAGCCAATGGTGTCTAAACCTCAGAACTAGACAAGGGGTGTGTTATAGTAAAACAGTTAGTTCAAGATgttagttgttttgttttgggctcAAGCACACTGGTTAGAAAAGGTATACTTTAATtcgaatatatataaaaaaagattttttaaagTGTTCTCTATTGACTTACCTCGTAAAACTGAATAAATAAAACTTTAGGTGTGGTAATCCAGGCCAAAAGCGATATCGCCACCTATTGGCCCGGCATGTAAGTTACAGTTGTTATTAgatgaaattatttattttctttcactcTATGAAAACTTTCATATACTGCACTGAACAAAATCATGACGTTATTTTGAGCAGCACACATGTAAATAAAGgcccaaacaaaaacaaaaatcgatAACAGTTTCAGTTCCTGTAATAaaatttaactttaacttaaattAAAAACGGTGTCCTGAAGAGGCTTATGCAAAAATGATGCCATTTTTCCATTGAGCTTATTGCAACAGGAAACACATTTTGTCCTCCAGGTCGGTTGTAGGCTAATCACGGTTTGGCTTCACAACCCCCACAAATTccaaaagatgtgaaattgaaCAGTCAAAGCCAGGGCGTGTGTTGCAAGTGGGCTAGCTACTTGGACAAACCGAAGGCTCCTAATGCCATATGACAAGAGAATCTTCTCCTGATTCCAAACCAGCATTTGCTCACTGGCCCAAGTGCTCATCAACGCTAAGAGGTTCCATGTGAAAACTTTTGAACATGATCAAAAAGATCAGCATCAGATGCAAGCGTTGTTGTGCGCTTTCAGCTCTCTTTTCCCTCTCAATCCATTTTAATAGCTTTACCCTCGGGATGCATTAGTGCCTGTCAGTGGCTTATTTTCTCTTGATTGTGTTATTTATATTCTACACGGAAGACAGAAGTTGGGTAGAGTTGCATTGAAAGTAGCAAGAGGGGTTTAATGTAAAAAGCTGATGCCTATACATGAAAGCACCTTTGCAAATATCTCCTTCACGAAAAGCAAAGCTTTTCCCCCACCATTGctgttatatatattttggatatatatatatattttttgggagAAAATATGAATGACTTATGTACAATTTCAATCCGTATTTACCAGTACACAGAAGCTGCCTGGTTACTTGCAAcctaattgcagggaaaaaaaaaagattactgaGGCAGTTTATttgaatagaaaataaataattgtacaGATGCATGAaccaaaaacaataataaataactgcTACTAAATTTTTAAAGTCTCCCTAAGTTGAAAGTAATATGTTAAGGGAATTTTACCATTACATTCAACCACAGGAAAATAAACTTGCAAAAGTAAACTTTTGGGAAAATCTGCCTGTCGTGGAGTGGCAAAAGTAGCACAGTGGTATTGTAAATGCCTGAGGGAGGACCACACTGGAGCGTACCAACTCGGCGGGGGTGACTAATTTTAGGTCACACTAATTTTAAATCCTTGCTTTACAGAAATACATAGTTTGTGTTCGAGTTTAGTTTATTCTACCGAACAGATAATACAaggtgtttgttttgtgtttccaactcATTTCGTATTCTAACCGGCCACGACTCTTCCTCAGTCCTCTCCCTTTCCGGACATTCATTGCAGTCGCCCAGCTGAGAGCAAAAAGCAGCTCCAACCTCTCAGCTGCTCGCAGTCTCTCCGGTCTTTTAACAAGACAGGCTGACTGCCTTGGAACTTTTTCTAGTTTCCTCCCCCTCTCTTctatccccccctcccccaagaaAGATGTCCTAACTCGGGGAGAAGACGAACCTCTGCTGGCCAGGTAGTCATGACATCTCATcttgtgtgcgtgcgagtgGGTCCTCTTGCAGGATTTCGTCATTTGTTAGGAGTGACAACATCGTTGGTGCAAAGTTGTGTGTCTATTGATACAGCAGTTATTCCTAAGCAAAGCGTTTATGTTAGGTCCATGAATGAACTGTAATTACAGTTACGCGCGTGCGTGGGTGCATGCATGAACAACCTGTTGCTGCATGTGTAAAGTCTGCATTGCATTTGTGTGTGGTCACAATCAAGCTAAGCTTTATGTgcgtcacacacgcacgcacacaaacctaGTTAACTACTGTGCTGTAGCAATAACACTACTAAGGCCCAACAAGCAGGAATGTATCACAAAATAGTAACCTTGAGGATGGTACAACTAGGACTAAAATGTTATGCAACCTGAGATCCATGTACTAATACACTCTTTGTTCTCACTAGTAAGGCAATTCAGTGTACTAGTATACATAATGCACTAGTTGAACAACTGTCTAATCTTTTTCCTCTACTAGTACACCCTTTGCCCTAAAGTACAAGCACACAATGAAACCTTACGGGTAGTAGCAACAACATGCTTCTAGTTATTTAGTAA from Syngnathus typhle isolate RoL2023-S1 ecotype Sweden linkage group LG8, RoL_Styp_1.0, whole genome shotgun sequence harbors:
- the eef1akmt2 gene encoding EEF1A lysine methyltransferase 2; this encodes MDAAMMETSLSIPLLPPVVEKALREAQCLLGVVVVFARRFASMEAAVRSTHGSDSEEDRDSDNDFETSQLGTKEYWENAYQKELETFQDIGDVGEIWFGEESMNRVLKWMDNANIAKDSAILDIGTGNGAFLVEMAKQGYENLTGIDYSPASVELAKSVLQAEGLTHVNVKEVDFCRGELEVYDVCIDKGTFDAISLNPDDTGEVKRLYVQALKASLKDRGLFSITSCNWTKEQLLERFKEGFQFVQELPTPTFRFGGKKGNSVTALIFKRVY